The genomic stretch CTTGCCACTGATTCTGTGCAGGAGATCGCCCCCGACCAGCACGCCCTCGTCGCCTTCATGCAGACGCTCCCGCCCAGGACGGTGCTGGTGCAGGTGACGGGAGGCGAGCGCAAGGAGACCCTCCAGAAAGTGGCCGGGCGCTACAACATCCAGGTTGAACGCACCGATCCCTTTGCCGAGGCGGGTGCGGCGGCCAGGATCGCCTATCTCGGCGGCGGAGCGGCGGTGGTGGCCTTTGAGGACCAGACGGTGATCACGGTCTCCCGCCACCGCTCGCCGGGCAGGGGGGGATGGAGCCAGAACCGCTATGTGCGCAAGATGCATGGGGCGGTGCGCGATCGGGCGCGTGAGGTGGAGGCCCATCTGGTCGCCGCCGGTCTGCGCTATGACAAAACCGAACGCCTCGCCTTCGGTGGTTTTTCACGCGTGGACTTCACGGTCTATGCCCGTCGGGAGGCGCTGCCGGTGCGGACGTATTCGGGCGCTGATGTGCAGGTGCGGATCGAGGGGTGCCGCCTGGACCGCATCCGCTATGAACCGCTGACCGGGAAGCGGCGCTACCTGATCGTGGGGATCGACCCCGGGACGACGACCGGCATCGGTGCGGTGAACCTGGACGGCGAGGTGGTGGCGATCCATTCGTCCCGCGGCTACGGGACGGCGGAGATCATCGAGTATATCACCGGGATCGGAAAACCCCTGATAATTGCAAGCGATGTCCAGCCGATGCCCGATGCGGTGGAAAAGGTGCGTCGTGCATTTAATGCCATCCCGTATGCCCCCCCTTCCGACCGTCCGGTCAGCGAGAAGACCGAACTGACGGCCGGGACGGGGTATGCCAACCCCCATGAACGCGATGCCCTCTCCGCCGCCCTGGACGCATACCGTTCCCTGAAAAACAAGTTCCAACATATCGCCCGGAGGGTGCCGCCCGGAATCGACCTCGATGAGGTGCGGGCCGGGGTGCTGCGGGGCAGATCCATCGAGGCGGTTCTCGCCGACCTCTCCGGAAAAGAGGCGCCTCCCCCCCGGGAAGCGGAGGCGGCAGAGATAAAGGGGGAGGCTCCCCCGACGGACGAACGGGACGAGCGGATACTCCAGCTGGAGCGTCAGGTGCGCCGCCTCCGCGAGTTTGTGCAGGAACTCGAGGAAGGGATCGTGGAGAAGGACCGGGAGATCGCTCGGCAGAAGCAACAGATCCGGCGGGAACGCTCCGATCGTTCGAAGAACCTCCAGCGTGATACGGAGATCACGAAACGCGAGGAGATCATTAAAAATCTGAAAAAACGGCTTCGAAAAGAGGAAAAACGCAACAAAAGTCTGCTGAAACGGATCGAGCGGATGAAACGCCTTGAAGAACTGCAGGTGGGGGAGGGGCAGGTGCCGGTGAAGGTGATCCCCTCCCTCACCCATGACGCCGTGCGCGGACTCGTGGCAGACCTGGGGATCGATGCCGGGGATGTGATCTCGGTCGGGACGACGGGCGGGTGGGGGCGGAGCGTGGTGCGGGAGATCGCCGATGCACGGGTGGCGGCGGT from Methanofollis fontis encodes the following:
- a CDS encoding DUF460 domain-containing protein — encoded protein: MKVFGIDIIRGSVRSRTQRPVYALVVIEDGEVVESTQVTAFRLSRLVRTGEPDILATDSVQEIAPDQHALVAFMQTLPPRTVLVQVTGGERKETLQKVAGRYNIQVERTDPFAEAGAAARIAYLGGGAAVVAFEDQTVITVSRHRSPGRGGWSQNRYVRKMHGAVRDRAREVEAHLVAAGLRYDKTERLAFGGFSRVDFTVYARREALPVRTYSGADVQVRIEGCRLDRIRYEPLTGKRRYLIVGIDPGTTTGIGAVNLDGEVVAIHSSRGYGTAEIIEYITGIGKPLIIASDVQPMPDAVEKVRRAFNAIPYAPPSDRPVSEKTELTAGTGYANPHERDALSAALDAYRSLKNKFQHIARRVPPGIDLDEVRAGVLRGRSIEAVLADLSGKEAPPPREAEAAEIKGEAPPTDERDERILQLERQVRRLREFVQELEEGIVEKDREIARQKQQIRRERSDRSKNLQRDTEITKREEIIKNLKKRLRKEEKRNKSLLKRIERMKRLEELQVGEGQVPVKVIPSLTHDAVRGLVADLGIDAGDVISVGTTGGWGRSVVREIADARVAAVIVPGDDLDALDPHLIAATLAASLPLVAGGAVGLRLAGKIGTADEERFAAAISAWEERVERNERDKKAAMLNQVFKEYRSEREKEVRRHG